In Kordia antarctica, the following proteins share a genomic window:
- a CDS encoding L-threonylcarbamoyladenylate synthase, with the protein MTEEINKAFDQLQSGNTILYPTDTVWGLGCDATNAEAVAKIYALKNREESKALICLVSDIRMLERYIEEIPEVAYELLEATNTPTTIIYDNPVGIAKNLVSADKTLAIRIPDDEFCQKLIRKFKRPIVSTSANIAGQPTPKTYKEISPEILKGVDYVVNLQNNKKASKPSTIIQLRSNGEIKVIRA; encoded by the coding sequence ATGACAGAAGAAATCAACAAAGCATTTGATCAGTTACAATCGGGAAACACCATTTTATATCCAACAGATACAGTTTGGGGATTGGGTTGCGATGCTACAAATGCGGAAGCTGTCGCTAAAATTTACGCATTGAAAAATCGTGAAGAAAGCAAAGCATTGATTTGTTTGGTAAGTGATATTCGCATGTTGGAACGTTATATTGAAGAAATTCCAGAAGTTGCCTACGAATTATTGGAAGCAACAAATACTCCAACTACCATTATTTACGATAATCCTGTTGGTATTGCTAAAAATTTAGTTTCGGCAGATAAAACATTGGCAATCCGAATTCCTGATGATGAATTTTGCCAGAAACTCATTCGAAAATTCAAACGTCCAATTGTGTCAACTTCGGCAAATATCGCAGGACAACCAACGCCTAAAACCTATAAAGAAATTAGTCCTGAGATTTTAAAAGGTGTTGACTATGTTGTAAATTTGCAAAACAATAAAAAAGCCTCCAAACCTTCAACAATTATTCAATTGCGATCGAATGGAGAGATTAAGGTTATTAGAGCGTAA
- a CDS encoding glycosyltransferase family 2 protein yields MKDISIVIINYNTAKYTLECVASVIKFTDKSLSYEIVVVDNNSKLEDFLHLEENFPKHAHVSLHRSVINTGFGGGNMFGAQFTNGTYILFLNNDAMLQNDCLSILHSYMEKHPKVGVTTAQNYDEHNKHVISFDHDKGIRKLLLGRSFLEKNWSKQFPKRKKEYTEPISVNFVNGAFMFFRRDIFEKVGGFDTNIFLYFEEMDICFRMRQHNYTSVLIPEAKILHYQGVSTGVSEAISKEGMLSHMYVIRKNYSYAKYLFIRMYYCLSFLIKPKKWFMLSLVWKGAHLSESLKQKQQIRF; encoded by the coding sequence ATGAAAGATATTTCTATTGTTATCATCAATTACAACACGGCAAAATACACGCTAGAATGTGTAGCTTCCGTTATTAAATTCACAGACAAATCGTTGTCGTATGAGATTGTTGTAGTTGATAATAATTCCAAACTTGAAGATTTTTTACATTTAGAAGAAAATTTCCCAAAACACGCACATGTTTCTTTACATAGAAGTGTGATTAATACTGGTTTTGGCGGCGGAAATATGTTTGGTGCACAATTTACCAACGGAACCTATATTTTGTTTTTGAATAATGATGCAATGTTGCAAAATGATTGTTTGTCAATTTTGCATTCCTATATGGAAAAACATCCAAAAGTTGGTGTGACAACTGCTCAAAACTACGACGAACATAATAAACATGTGATTTCGTTCGATCATGATAAAGGAATCAGAAAGTTGTTATTAGGTAGAAGTTTCTTAGAAAAAAATTGGTCAAAGCAGTTTCCAAAACGCAAAAAAGAATATACCGAACCTATTTCAGTAAACTTCGTAAACGGTGCGTTTATGTTTTTTAGACGCGATATTTTTGAGAAAGTTGGCGGATTTGACACTAATATTTTTCTCTATTTTGAAGAAATGGACATTTGTTTCCGCATGAGACAGCATAATTATACAAGTGTGTTAATTCCAGAAGCAAAAATACTGCATTATCAAGGCGTCAGCACAGGCGTTTCTGAGGCAATTAGCAAAGAAGGAATGTTGTCACATATGTATGTAATTCGAAAAAATTACTCGTACGCAAAGTATCTTTTTATTCGGATGTATTATTGTTTGAGTTTCCTCATCAAACCTAAAAAATGGTTTATGCTTTCGTTGGTTTGGAAAGGTGCACATTTGTCTGAATCGTTGAAACAAAAACAGCAAATTCGATTTTAA
- a CDS encoding class I SAM-dependent methyltransferase, which produces MITIEISFINAVVEQNYIIWIEFYTFAQTQTTIMGLRSKLKKYLLHKRLPMETYVPIKKTKPEKMVEMVTAWAGLELIIEDILERFNIGRDSCIEFGVEFGYSSVVFSNYFKEVKGIDIFIGDEHTDHKGDHYDKTKASLAEFTNIELIKSDYRDWIQKDTKQYNFSHVDIVHNYKETYECGLWAAQHSECTVFHDTESFPEVRRAVIDIAKATGKRVYNYPHCNGLGIIV; this is translated from the coding sequence ATGATAACAATAGAAATATCTTTCATAAATGCAGTTGTTGAGCAAAATTACATAATTTGGATTGAATTTTATACTTTTGCGCAAACACAAACCACAATTATGGGACTTCGATCAAAATTAAAAAAATACCTTTTACATAAAAGATTACCAATGGAAACCTATGTTCCTATCAAAAAAACCAAGCCTGAAAAAATGGTGGAAATGGTTACAGCTTGGGCTGGATTGGAATTAATTATTGAAGATATTTTGGAGCGTTTCAATATTGGTCGCGATTCTTGTATCGAATTTGGAGTGGAATTTGGCTATTCTTCCGTTGTGTTTTCAAACTATTTCAAAGAAGTAAAAGGAATTGATATTTTTATCGGAGACGAACATACAGATCATAAAGGAGATCATTACGATAAAACTAAAGCTTCGTTAGCGGAGTTTACAAATATTGAATTAATCAAGTCAGATTACCGTGATTGGATTCAAAAAGATACAAAGCAATACAACTTTTCGCATGTAGATATTGTTCACAATTACAAAGAAACCTACGAATGCGGATTGTGGGCAGCACAACATAGTGAATGTACTGTTTTTCATGATACAGAAAGCTTTCCAGAAGTACGACGTGCAGTAATTGACATTGCAAAAGCGACAGGAAAACGCGTGTACAACTATCCACATTGCAACGGATTGGGAATTATTGTCTAA
- a CDS encoding glycosyltransferase family 4 protein, protein MKNVFLESHNIKNLHFGFGQFNYHLIKGLYQAEIDDFKMTLHAKNLSKLQNEFGNYFDYKKYQSFRRYPLLRIRKKYDLWHSLNQNIKIEPYHDIPYLLTVHDVNFIEEESSDMNHERNVRFREKLERSSAITYISNFAKASTHEHFDVPNVPEYVIYNGNPIREVTLPQNHQPKQISKRPFLFSIGEFTPRKNFHTLVEMLALLPDFNLILSGNNTTEYASGKLAETIQKHNLQDRVLITGKIDDLDKQYYLQNCTAFVFPSLREGFGIPPIEAMRFGKPVFLSHNTSLPEIGGEHAFFWENYDPKYMAEVFEKGMHTFENNKESYEKAYIKRAKRFDWNATAKQYEDVYRSLI, encoded by the coding sequence ATGAAGAACGTTTTTTTAGAATCTCACAATATTAAAAACCTACATTTTGGGTTTGGACAGTTTAATTATCATTTGATAAAAGGACTGTATCAAGCTGAAATTGATGATTTTAAAATGACGCTTCACGCGAAAAACCTCAGTAAATTACAAAACGAATTTGGAAATTACTTTGATTATAAAAAATATCAATCATTTCGGCGATATCCATTGTTACGAATTCGTAAAAAGTATGATTTATGGCATTCGCTGAATCAAAATATAAAGATTGAACCATATCACGATATTCCGTATTTGTTGACGGTTCATGATGTGAATTTCATTGAAGAAGAATCGAGCGATATGAATCACGAACGCAATGTCCGTTTTCGCGAAAAGCTAGAACGAAGTAGCGCAATTACATATATTTCAAATTTTGCAAAAGCGTCTACGCATGAACATTTTGACGTTCCAAACGTTCCTGAATACGTGATTTATAACGGAAATCCGATTCGTGAAGTCACACTTCCTCAAAATCATCAACCAAAACAAATTTCTAAAAGACCGTTTTTATTTTCTATTGGCGAATTTACTCCACGGAAAAATTTCCATACATTAGTAGAAATGTTGGCACTTCTCCCCGATTTTAATTTAATCCTTTCGGGAAATAATACTACAGAATACGCAAGCGGAAAACTCGCAGAAACGATTCAGAAACACAATTTACAAGATCGTGTGCTAATTACAGGCAAAATTGACGATTTAGACAAACAATATTACCTGCAAAATTGCACTGCTTTTGTATTTCCGTCGTTGCGAGAAGGTTTTGGAATTCCTCCAATTGAAGCCATGCGATTCGGAAAACCTGTCTTTTTATCACACAATACATCGTTACCAGAAATTGGTGGCGAGCACGCATTTTTTTGGGAAAATTACGATCCGAAATATATGGCTGAAGTTTTTGAAAAAGGAATGCATACGTTTGAAAACAACAAAGAAAGCTATGAAAAAGCATACATAAAACGTGCAAAAAGATTTGATTGGAATGCAACTGCGAAGCAATATGAAGATGTGTATCGGAGTTTGATTTAA
- a CDS encoding glycosyltransferase family 2 protein: MNTKISALAITYNEEDHIENYIQQLSFADEIIIVDSFSTDKTVELAKKYNVTLIQRKFDDFSKQKNFAIDQANNDWIVFFDLDEEVPKALADEIISTVNLANPEKAYRVKRDFHFMGKRMKYSGFQTDISVRLFHKNYCRYNGKPVHETIETTENIGLLEHAVAHQTYKNFDNYNQKLSHYSRLQAEALYKKNVRPNVYHFIFRPFYRFIHQYFLRFGFLDGKEGFILCYVHAFSVFKRYLQLWTMYRKID, from the coding sequence ATGAACACAAAAATTAGTGCTTTAGCGATTACATATAATGAGGAAGATCATATTGAAAACTATATTCAACAACTTTCCTTTGCCGATGAAATTATCATCGTGGATTCGTTTAGTACTGATAAAACTGTAGAACTTGCCAAAAAATACAATGTCACGCTGATTCAACGCAAATTTGATGATTTTTCGAAGCAGAAAAATTTTGCCATCGATCAAGCTAATAATGATTGGATTGTCTTTTTTGACTTGGATGAAGAAGTTCCGAAAGCATTAGCTGACGAAATTATTTCTACTGTAAATTTAGCAAATCCAGAGAAAGCATATCGTGTTAAACGTGATTTCCATTTCATGGGAAAACGAATGAAATATAGTGGTTTTCAAACTGATATTTCGGTGCGATTGTTTCACAAAAATTATTGTCGTTACAACGGAAAACCTGTTCATGAAACGATTGAAACTACCGAAAATATTGGATTATTAGAACATGCTGTTGCGCATCAAACGTATAAAAATTTTGACAATTACAATCAAAAACTAAGTCATTACAGTCGTTTGCAAGCGGAAGCATTATATAAGAAAAATGTACGTCCAAATGTGTATCATTTTATTTTTAGACCTTTCTATCGTTTTATTCACCAATATTTTTTGCGCTTTGGCTTTTTGGATGGAAAAGAAGGATTTATTTTGTGTTATGTGCATGCGTTTTCAGTGTTTAAACGCTATTTGCAATTATGGACTATGTACCGAAAAATAGACTAA
- a CDS encoding polysaccharide deacetylase family protein produces the protein MPKLPILMYHGVSTKASESKNLTISTENLEAQFRYLKENGYTSLHFRKLQNMKSTTDFPEKAVIITFDDVYVNQLELAYPLLQKYGLKASFFIPFKYVNGVDEWNTGNEKLMSVAQLKSMDEATIELGLHSFSHKKYHELSTEEIDEDFEKCKEFIVSNQLNVSNILAYPYGKYPRKNPEKDVFFNSLLKHKVAFGLRIGNRVNTFPFKDNYEVQRIDIKGEDSLSKFKSKLRYGKSRFFLF, from the coding sequence ATGCCAAAATTACCAATTTTAATGTATCACGGAGTTTCCACAAAAGCTTCTGAAAGTAAAAATTTAACGATTTCTACCGAAAATTTAGAAGCGCAATTCCGCTATTTAAAAGAAAACGGATATACAAGTCTGCATTTTAGAAAATTGCAAAACATGAAATCAACCACTGATTTTCCTGAAAAAGCCGTGATTATTACATTCGATGATGTCTACGTAAATCAATTGGAATTGGCATATCCGTTATTGCAAAAATATGGATTGAAAGCAAGTTTCTTCATTCCTTTCAAATACGTTAATGGAGTTGACGAATGGAATACTGGAAATGAAAAATTGATGTCTGTTGCGCAATTAAAAAGTATGGACGAAGCTACGATTGAATTGGGTTTACATTCGTTTTCGCACAAAAAATACCACGAATTATCTACTGAAGAAATTGATGAAGATTTCGAAAAATGCAAAGAATTTATTGTTTCTAATCAGTTGAATGTGAGTAATATATTGGCATATCCGTATGGGAAATATCCGCGAAAAAATCCTGAGAAAGATGTGTTTTTTAACTCCTTATTAAAACATAAAGTTGCATTCGGATTGCGAATTGGAAATCGGGTAAATACATTTCCTTTCAAAGATAATTACGAAGTACAACGTATTGATATTAAAGGAGAAGATTCTTTATCGAAATTCAAGTCCAAATTGCGGTATGGGAAATCTCGCTTCTTTTTGTTTTAG
- a CDS encoding glycosyltransferase family 2 protein translates to MPTLSVIIPTYNEALYLKDALYSVQFADEIIVIDSLSTDETVAIAEAHNCNVISRKFDNFSNQKNHALQFATCDWVLFLDGDERITYQLQKEIIAAINSGNHTAYKLNFPHFYMNRFLYHHNNDVTRLVIREKCHFEGNVHEKLIVDGTVGQLKNKVLHYTYKGLLHYISKKDTYAWFQAERMLEKGKKATYFHLAFKPMYRFFHEYIVKRGFMDGVPGLAVAGINAYGVFSRYVKLILLQKGIK, encoded by the coding sequence ATGCCAACACTATCTGTCATAATTCCAACGTATAACGAAGCTTTGTATCTAAAAGATGCTCTGTATTCGGTGCAATTTGCGGATGAAATTATTGTGATCGATTCACTTAGTACAGACGAAACAGTTGCGATTGCAGAAGCACATAATTGCAACGTAATTTCTAGGAAGTTTGATAATTTTTCCAATCAAAAAAATCATGCATTGCAATTTGCTACGTGCGATTGGGTTTTGTTTTTAGATGGAGACGAACGCATAACGTATCAACTTCAAAAAGAGATTATTGCCGCGATAAATTCGGGAAATCATACAGCGTATAAATTGAATTTTCCGCACTTTTACATGAATCGTTTTTTGTATCATCATAACAACGATGTAACGCGTTTGGTTATTCGTGAAAAGTGTCATTTTGAAGGAAATGTGCATGAAAAATTGATTGTTGACGGAACTGTTGGACAGTTAAAAAACAAAGTCCTTCATTACACATATAAAGGTTTATTACATTATATCAGCAAAAAAGATACATATGCGTGGTTTCAAGCAGAACGCATGTTGGAAAAAGGTAAAAAAGCCACGTATTTTCATTTGGCTTTTAAACCTATGTACCGTTTTTTCCATGAATATATTGTAAAACGTGGATTTATGGATGGCGTTCCTGGTTTGGCTGTCGCCGGAATTAACGCGTATGGCGTTTTTTCACGCTATGTAAAATTGATTTTACTTCAAAAAGGAATCAAGTAA
- a CDS encoding glycosyltransferase family 2 protein — MTTIDTSIIISTYNSPEWLAKVLHGYNNQTYRLFEIVIADDGSKQETIDLIEKISKEVFYPIVHVWHEDNGFQKSQILNKAIVKCSSPYIIMSDGDCIPRADFVEQHVKQREEGFFLSGGYFMLPMNISELITKEDIYEGNCFDVAWLKQHGLKTSFKNNKLTSAGLKSRFLNAITPTNASWNGHSSSGWKKDIVAINGFDERMQYGGQDRELGERLFNYGLKSKQIRYSAVCVHLDHPRGYKNQESINKNLAIRKTTKDENKKWTDFGIIK; from the coding sequence ATGACAACAATAGACACTTCCATAATTATAAGTACGTACAACTCTCCTGAGTGGTTGGCGAAAGTTTTGCACGGATATAACAATCAAACGTATCGATTGTTCGAAATTGTAATTGCTGATGATGGTTCGAAACAAGAAACCATCGATTTAATCGAAAAAATAAGCAAAGAAGTCTTTTACCCAATTGTGCATGTTTGGCATGAAGATAACGGATTTCAGAAGTCACAAATCTTAAATAAAGCCATTGTAAAATGTAGTTCGCCATACATCATAATGTCGGATGGCGATTGCATTCCGCGCGCGGATTTTGTAGAACAACATGTAAAGCAGCGTGAAGAAGGTTTTTTCCTTTCGGGAGGATACTTTATGCTTCCAATGAATATTTCAGAACTTATAACCAAAGAAGATATTTACGAAGGCAATTGTTTTGATGTTGCATGGTTGAAGCAACACGGTTTAAAAACTTCCTTTAAGAACAATAAATTGACTTCGGCTGGCTTAAAATCTCGCTTTCTAAATGCAATTACACCAACAAATGCAAGCTGGAATGGACATAGTTCTTCTGGTTGGAAAAAAGATATTGTTGCCATTAACGGATTCGACGAACGCATGCAATATGGCGGACAAGATAGAGAACTCGGCGAACGTTTATTCAACTACGGATTAAAAAGTAAGCAAATTAGATACAGCGCGGTTTGTGTACATTTAGATCATCCGAGAGGTTATAAAAACCAAGAATCGATTAATAAAAACTTAGCGATCCGAAAAACTACGAAAGACGAGAATAAGAAGTGGACGGATTTTGGAATCATCAAATAG
- a CDS encoding class I SAM-dependent methyltransferase: MNIIDKFHNWRRKQRWNKQYKKGRWDNLRNPIEASRYNTIINFIKSHGKKQPSILDLGAGEGVLNEYLDAEMFSYFLGMDFSDVSIQKAKTKNFPKAEFVTADIHTYKPTRKFDVIIFNEAFYYVHETEKQHVLDRMLSHLEENGILIVSIYREGIGCWEYFEKLQQLDFSTVKTDEEKTYWKVGAYKL; encoded by the coding sequence ATGAATATCATAGATAAATTTCATAATTGGCGCAGAAAACAACGTTGGAATAAGCAATATAAAAAAGGGCGTTGGGACAATTTGCGCAATCCGATTGAAGCTTCTCGTTACAATACGATTATCAATTTTATTAAATCGCACGGAAAAAAACAACCAAGTATTCTTGATTTAGGTGCTGGCGAAGGCGTTTTAAACGAATATTTAGATGCTGAAATGTTTAGTTATTTTTTAGGAATGGATTTTTCCGATGTCTCGATTCAAAAAGCAAAAACCAAAAACTTTCCGAAAGCCGAATTTGTCACTGCGGATATTCACACGTATAAACCAACGCGTAAGTTTGATGTGATAATTTTTAATGAAGCATTTTATTATGTACATGAAACTGAAAAGCAACACGTTCTTGACCGAATGTTATCACATTTAGAAGAAAACGGAATTTTGATTGTCTCTATTTACCGTGAAGGAATTGGTTGTTGGGAATACTTCGAAAAACTACAACAACTCGATTTTTCTACGGTAAAAACGGATGAAGAGAAAACGTATTGGAAAGTTGGAGCATATAAATTATAA
- a CDS encoding glycosyltransferase family 9 protein, with translation MKKILIIQNKRIGDVLISSVIANNIKKVFPESRVDFMAYDFTTGVLENNPNIDNIIPINEKELKKIPNLIKMIFKIRKAKYDIIFDPYSKLQSRLICYFSKAAYRIGNKRKHKKLPLHFYSHPINLLDEKTQICGKAIEDRINLITSVFPLKNPDYEPKITLTEAEKNYKKLDNYKHPVLMLGILGSTPQKSMPYEYIAELVDYITSNYKVHILFNYAPNQKVEADKIYELCANKQSIILDIYEDSIRGFVRLMSACDLMVANEGGIVHIAKALNKQTFTIFSPYVNKDHWASFEDGKQHESIHLLEEKPDLFDTFTFEERKKIEENPHDLYKQLTPEMIIPKLEQFLALHLKK, from the coding sequence ATGAAAAAAATATTAATTATACAGAATAAACGTATTGGAGATGTCTTGATAAGTTCTGTAATTGCGAATAATATTAAAAAAGTATTCCCCGAAAGTCGTGTAGATTTTATGGCGTATGACTTTACCACAGGCGTTTTAGAGAACAATCCGAATATTGATAACATCATTCCGATCAATGAAAAGGAACTGAAAAAGATTCCAAATTTGATTAAAATGATTTTCAAAATTCGAAAAGCTAAGTATGATATCATTTTTGATCCGTATTCCAAATTGCAAAGTCGCTTGATTTGTTATTTTTCAAAAGCTGCATACAGAATTGGAAATAAACGAAAACATAAAAAATTACCGCTTCACTTCTATTCGCATCCGATTAATTTATTAGACGAAAAAACACAAATTTGTGGAAAAGCAATTGAAGATCGAATCAATTTGATTACGTCGGTTTTTCCGTTGAAGAATCCTGATTACGAACCAAAAATCACACTAACGGAAGCTGAAAAAAATTATAAAAAACTTGACAATTACAAACATCCTGTGTTGATGTTGGGCATTTTAGGAAGTACACCACAAAAATCAATGCCGTACGAATACATTGCCGAATTGGTTGATTATATTACCTCGAATTATAAAGTTCATATTTTGTTTAATTATGCGCCGAATCAAAAAGTGGAAGCAGATAAAATTTATGAGCTTTGCGCGAATAAGCAAAGTATTATTTTGGACATTTATGAAGATAGTATTCGCGGTTTTGTGCGATTAATGTCTGCATGCGATTTAATGGTTGCGAATGAAGGTGGAATAGTTCACATTGCGAAAGCGTTGAACAAACAAACGTTTACGATATTTTCTCCGTATGTAAATAAAGATCATTGGGCGAGTTTTGAAGATGGGAAACAACACGAATCCATTCATTTATTAGAGGAAAAACCCGATTTATTTGATACGTTTACATTTGAAGAACGCAAGAAAATTGAAGAAAATCCGCATGATTTATACAAACAATTAACACCTGAAATGATTATTCCGAAGTTGGAACAATTTTTAGCGTTACACTTAAAAAAATAG
- a CDS encoding lipopolysaccharide kinase InaA family protein — MQIVHIHAKYQDKRDELLAFINAFETNGEYVTKGERNVIKSFNLQGEKINVKSFRVPKVFNSFVYKFIRPSKAKRSFEYAEKLLLNAIKTPFPIAYVENYSAFGLKESYYVSLHINYDFDFRALIHDPLFKDRRIILEQFAEFCFQLHENNVNFLDHSPGNTLVVKRDNNYDFYLIDLNRMKFESMNLDKRMENLKRLWLSKQMVHIISKRYSELANKQLYEVQDVLLKHSTKFKRKINRKKYLKKKYLKKK, encoded by the coding sequence ATGCAAATCGTACATATTCACGCAAAATATCAAGATAAAAGAGACGAATTACTCGCTTTTATCAATGCATTTGAAACCAACGGTGAATATGTAACTAAAGGCGAACGAAACGTAATTAAATCGTTTAATTTACAAGGCGAAAAGATAAATGTGAAATCGTTTCGTGTGCCGAAAGTATTCAATAGTTTTGTGTATAAATTTATCAGACCTTCAAAAGCAAAACGTTCATTTGAATATGCAGAAAAGTTATTGTTGAATGCCATAAAAACGCCTTTTCCAATTGCGTATGTGGAAAATTATTCCGCTTTTGGCTTGAAAGAAAGTTATTATGTGAGTTTACATATTAACTATGATTTCGATTTTCGCGCGTTAATTCACGATCCATTATTTAAAGATCGCCGAATTATTTTGGAACAGTTTGCCGAATTTTGCTTTCAGTTGCATGAAAATAACGTCAACTTTTTAGATCATTCTCCAGGAAACACGTTGGTTGTAAAACGAGACAATAACTATGATTTTTATCTAATCGATTTGAACCGAATGAAGTTTGAATCCATGAATCTTGACAAACGCATGGAAAACCTAAAACGTTTGTGGCTTTCCAAACAAATGGTTCATATTATTAGTAAGCGTTATTCAGAACTTGCCAACAAACAACTCTACGAAGTACAAGATGTATTACTCAAACACAGTACGAAATTCAAGCGGAAAATTAATCGCAAAAAGTATTTGAAGAAGAAATATTTGAAGAAGAAGTAG
- a CDS encoding 2,3,4,5-tetrahydropyridine-2,6-dicarboxylate N-succinyltransferase has translation MIALKEAIENAWENRELLKNSDTQAVIRKVIDLLDVGELRVAEPTSTGWQVNEWIKKAVVLYFPIQKMVTMEAGIFEFHDKIPLKRGYAEKGIRVVPHAIARHGAYISKGVIMMPSYINIGAYVDAGTMVDTWATVGSCAQIGKNVHLSGGVGIGGVLEPLQAAPVIIEDNAFIGSRCIVVEGVRVEKEAVLGANVVLTASTKIIDITGDEPIQMKGIVPSRSVVIPGSYTKKFPAGEYQVPCALIIGKRKESTNKKTSLNDALREHDVAV, from the coding sequence ATGATCGCACTAAAAGAAGCCATTGAAAACGCTTGGGAAAACCGAGAATTATTGAAAAATTCGGATACACAAGCCGTAATTCGAAAGGTAATTGACTTATTGGATGTTGGAGAATTGCGCGTTGCAGAACCAACTTCAACTGGTTGGCAAGTGAACGAATGGATTAAAAAAGCAGTCGTTTTATATTTCCCGATTCAGAAAATGGTAACGATGGAAGCTGGAATTTTTGAATTTCACGATAAAATTCCACTGAAAAGAGGATATGCCGAAAAAGGAATCAGAGTTGTTCCACATGCGATTGCACGTCATGGCGCGTACATTTCTAAAGGTGTGATTATGATGCCAAGTTATATAAATATTGGCGCATATGTTGACGCTGGAACTATGGTTGATACGTGGGCAACTGTTGGAAGTTGTGCGCAAATTGGTAAAAACGTACATTTATCTGGCGGCGTTGGAATTGGTGGCGTTTTAGAACCTTTGCAAGCGGCACCAGTTATTATTGAAGATAATGCTTTTATTGGCTCCAGATGTATTGTCGTGGAAGGCGTTCGGGTTGAAAAAGAAGCCGTTTTAGGCGCAAATGTTGTGTTGACAGCTTCTACAAAAATTATAGATATTACTGGCGATGAACCAATTCAAATGAAAGGAATTGTGCCTTCTCGATCAGTGGTAATTCCGGGAAGTTATACGAAAAAATTTCCTGCAGGAGAATATCAAGTTCCATGTGCATTAATCATCGGGAAACGTAAAGAAAGTACGAACAAAAAGACGTCTTTGAATGATGCTTTGCGCGAACATGATGTAGCGGTTTAG